GTATTATCAGGTTGGTGAGATGGCAAATTCGTGGCAATAGAATTGGCAGTTTCATCTCATGATCGTAGATTGGGTGATTTCGAACCCTCCCCGCGCAGCGCAAGATACCATCATCGGATAACACGAGACCAAGCTGATGGACTAAGGGTGGCGAGCGTTTGAGTTTTCCTTTCCCGTTTTGGAGAGATTTGAGACGGGCGATAATATCTGGATAAGCCGCAAGCTGGGCCGATTTAATCCATTGTTTCTCAGCATCATTGAGGTTTTCAGCGGTAATATCATGGGCGTTTGATCCAAACGCAGAGTTCACGTACGTGGTGACACGTAGCAGTTTTTTGTAGTCACTGAAACGTTCAATGTCAATCACTTTGGCAATTCCCTGATCTTTGTTATGGTGAAATTCATTGTCCATTTCTAGTGTCGCCGTCAGTAATGCAGTGGAGTTTTCCACTTTGAGTTGATCGACGGGCCAGTCGCTGAAATCCTTTTGTAGCCACTCTGGGCCAGTAAGCCAGTCTGATCGTGCAAGTTCAGTATATGACGATCCTCGTGATAGAATATCTGCCATGTTATCCTCCGATTTCACGTGATACCATTCATCTAACTCTGTGTTAGATCTGATCTGTTCGACGCGATTTTTTACAAATGGAGTCAATTTTTTGTCTGAATTGATCCAGTGTAGCGCTACCTGCGAATCGGTTAGGTAGAGCATAGTGATGATGGGATAGGATTCCGCGTAGGTTTCCTTCAGCCACTGTCCGTATTTCGAGCCAATGACCATTGCCTGCAGCTCGCATTTGGGTGTTGTGTATCCTGAGTTTGACACAAGCTTGTTTTTGGAGCCAAGTAGCCGAATGTTATTGTCTCGTTTCATGTATACCACACATGCTGATGCAGTTACTGGAGTTCCATCGCAGAACACCACTAGAGTAACAGGCGAATCTGACCTCATGCCAAGTCCGCGGGGTATGTTAAAGTCTGATGCTCGAGAAATAGATATCCGGATTTTGTCCCATTGTTTGACTTCCTCAGGTGTCAGTGGTTCATCCCACGATTTTTCTTTGGACCACAgttcatttacaaactttcgTGCGGGAACAATCAATGGCGAAACATAACCTAACGGGTCGAAAACAGATGACGTTTCTGAAAGGACCTGACGTTTGGTGACCAAGTCAGTTTTTGGGAAAGACTTCGGAGCTAAAGCTAGAGTGTCATTCACTGTATTCCATTTCAAACCCAAGGTTGTGACCGCCGTGGCGCTTTTTGTGGACATGTTTTCTGCTCTGGCGTGGTCAGTGAGGGCGGCTGAGTTGCTAGCCCACTGTCGGAGTAGGAAAGACCCTTCACTCATGATGTGCCTCGACCGAGCGTAATAATCCAATGCTTCAGCGTCACTGTTCACAGATGTGAGAAGATTGTCAACATAGAGTTTCTTTGCCATATCCTTGGCGATTGGATCGCTATGGTTATCTAAGTGTTCCGTTAAAACAATAGCCAATGAGAAGGGGCTTGAAACATTTCCGAATATCACTGTATTGCAGTGATACGGGATGACCTCTTTGTTGGGGTCATTGTCTTTGTACCAAAGGAACCGGACATATTTTCTTTCGCTTTCCAGCAATTTCACGGAAAGAAAAGCTCGAGCTATGTCGGCCACTAAACCAACTTTTCGCGTGCGGAAAAGTGTCAATAACTGGGGAAGATCGGTGATCATCTTAGGCCCTTCGTACAGACAAGTGTTCAATGAAGGTTGACCGCAGCTAGCATCAAATACTATCCTCAGTGGAGTGGTTTCGCTATCTTTGAGGATGTAAAAATGTGGTAGATAGTAGCAGTCTTTTTCCAGGAGGGCAGTTTCGGGGTTTTTTACTTCTTCTACCCAACCTTTCTGTATATTTTCTTTCATCACCTTACAATAGGCTGGCATCAGGTTCAGACGTTTCAATCTGGTAGCCGTCTGCAGAAGGCGTCCCCGGCTTGCATTGAGATTGTTTGGCAGTTCCGGGTGATCGGCTCTCCATGGCAAGGGTACGTGGTATTCTCCATCAATGAACTGAATACGATCAGCATAAGCCTGTTGAAAGTTTGCATCTTGTGCGTCGAATTTGAGATGTTCAAATGTCTGTGCGCTATTAGATTCCACGGTTTTGAAATCGTATGGGCATGGATACATTTCACCAGAGAAGCGATTGTCAAGATTGAAATCATAATTCAGAGTTAATGTTGTTGTACTTACAGTCGAAGGAGCTGTTGTGGATTGATGCAAGGGCCCTGATACAAAACATCCGAGATTTGAGAATTGAAGCATTGGTCCTTCTCCTTTAACCATTTTGCTTTCCAGAAAAAGGTACGCGCTGTCGCATCCAATCAAACAGTTTactttgaaaatgtcatcatgaTAATCATCTGCAAGATTTTCACGGGCGACATAATCAAATTCAAGACATTTGTTCCATCCAGGGCGAGCAATCGGTTTGACAATTTCGTCACATATCATAACATCCATATCGACTTCTCCGTCAGATGTTGCCACTCCCACCGTTGCGATATCGTACACCTTGCGGGTGGTATGACCTCCGAATCCGTGAACAAACATCGTTTTACGGCGGTGCGCTTTGAGATCGAGTTTTCTGGCAATTTCAGTCGTTACGTATGAATGCATGCTTCCACGATCAATGAGCACTGATGCTCTGCACTTAGAATCCGCGTTTATCAAGAATATTTTCCCGGTTTCCAAAAGAATAGGGTTATCAGGTTTCGCGGAGACTAGGTTGTGTGACGATCCCTGACCAACACTCATAGCAGTTGCTTGGTCGGGGGTTACGGTTTCCGTTTGAGAATTTCCGCTAGCTGACGATAATCCATTTTCTGACAATAATCCATTTTTTGACGATAATCCATTTTTTGACGATAATCCATTTTGCGACGGTACCTCTCCTAGTCATTGTTGGTCCGCAGCAATCATGGTCGTTGTTAAAGTCACAGTTGTAGGCACCAGTCCATCATGAAGAGTTGTGTGATGCCTCGAGTTGTTGCAGGTGCGGCAGGACGGCCATTTtgggttttgtttacattccccTCTGTTGTGCTTCCTGAGACATACGTAACAAAGTTTCTTTGATCGTGCCTGGGCCAGACGCTGTCCTGCATCCAGGGTGCACTGGTGTGGCCAATGTTCCCCTTCACAAAGAATGCATTTCTTGATTCGCTGACTTGAAGAGTTTGAAATCAACGACGCCGTGGTTGAAGTAGTGGGACGATGCGAGGTGTTGTCCCGAGATCTGGCATCCTGTACTTCGTGACGTTCCCCGAGATTTTCTAATTGTTCTTGGAACGCCTTCCAAAATAAATCTAAGTTAAAGTCATCTCCTTGGGCACAAGTTCccattttttcaatcatttgcCTTGGGAGTTTTCTTTCCAAGGCTGGCACAATGAATGCTGAACACTCGTTGATATTAATTCCGAGATGCTCCAATGACCGCAGATTCCCGTTCACACCGTTGAAGAATCTCGTCAGTGCAGCGTGACTGTAGCCCGGGGCAGCCATGTCCGTTATGTTGTTGACATGTGCCCTTACAATCTTCCTTTTCTGACCAAATCGTTCCTTAAGAATCGTGATCAGGTTCGGCAGGTTCGTCCCAGATGCGTGTATTCCCCGCACCGCTTCTTGCGCCTGTCCGTTCAGCTGGCCAATGATATAATTAAACTTAGTTATATCTGAATAGTGTCCCGCCAAAATATCACATTCGATCGTGTCCCAGAAACTCGTGAATTTCGTGTAATTTCCATCGAACGTGGGAAGCTTTAATTTGGGCAGCTGGGCTGTCTTTTTGGTAGTGGCCGGGGTGCTCCCATTGTcctcttttttctcttcattggtTGAGAGCTTGGACTGGATCTGGGCTAGTGCTGTTCTCCGTTTCCTACGGATGGCCGAACTTTCGGTAATATGCTGCTTCAGCAACTCCTCTTCGTCTAACTCTGTCAGCGTCTTCTCGATCTCATTGTTTAAGTCCTCGATGGCGTGAAAGGTTCCTTTCAACTCCTCATAAAATCCTTGTATGTGGAATAAGTCCGTGGCGTCATTTGCCTCTTTTAGACAGTCCTCGAAACTGCCTTGTCTGAAGTCACGAGTCTTCATCATCTTTCGTACAGCTTCCATAGTGACCTCCataatcctggtcacggcaccaattTGTCGTTTAGTTTGACAAGAATGTTTCGTAGTTTTACTTGCAGTAACTCAAAGATGCTAACACAAGGAGTTCTTGATGATAACTGGTTTATTTGATCGTATAGTGGTAATATGTATGGTTAGGTACTACAAAGAACATAATCTTAATCTTATAAGTATGCTGCAACTTCCTGTCTTGAAAGGGGTTGCTAATCTGTGTGGAGACAGAGAGTCTAGGAACAGAATTACCACAAGGGTCCCTTGTGGGAAACAGCCTTGGGCAATATTCGACAAAGGTTCCTTTTCGCTTGTTGTCAACTTTTAGGAGAGGCACAAAATGGCTGGGAGTCCATGTTCCGCGATTTAACGCAGCACTTCCAGAGGACCAGAGGATGTGAATGGCAGCATTCGTTCCCCTGTTCTTTGAAGTTCGCGGAACAAACGTCGTGCTAAGGCGGCGTACCGCAGGGTccatatgaccattcattggcggATACATGGATACAATCGAGCGGCCGACCACTGAGGCGAGAGCGTGAAAACACCACGCGGAAGATTCGTTGCGTCGGAGGCAGTCAGAACAGGCGTCATCAAAACTTTGGGTGAGCGCGTCCCATACCGGATCAACATTCTGTTTGATGTAGAAATCGCGGTGAAGAATTAACTCAATGGCCGTTCTGACGCGCAGCTCGGGGGTTTTAGAGAGACTCGTATCTCCGCAGAGCGCTACTGATACCGCGTGATAGAGACAATCCCCATCACCAGGAATGCTGACAGGTAGCCTGTTTCGCACTCCCCCACTCTTCTCCAAGATACGCTGTGCGTTTGTGTCGATAGCGTGTATGTTTTCTTGGTACATAGCAGTAAAGCCTTGGGCCGGTACGGCAATCGGGCCGACATTTCGGCGCAGGAGAATTTGCTCACGTCTTGCTGCTGCCCTCAGGAGGTCAGGGGTGATGCCAATCAAAAATCTCTGAAGAGATGCGCCGAAATTATACGCGTTTGGGTCCGAGGTCCACGTAACGCACCTCGTACACCAGTACTCTAGTGGCAACTTACCTAACTCTTCGAAGATAGGTCCCGGAAGCCCTTGGCACTTAGCGTGGAACCACAACGAGCATCCCTCGCAAAAAATCACGTCCGTGATGCATTGTCGCTTGCAATCTCCACAGGGATAGGAATTTCGTTTCGGCATGCTTTCTCTTGGGCTCCACTACAGACTATGTCAATTCGATGATGCTGACAATATGCGGAATGAGAAGTTTGAGCCCTTTTTATAGTAGCATGGAGTCAATTAGTGAGGAGGGTAATCATCTCCTGAGATTTGATTGGCTTAAGTTTAATTGCCTTTACGGCATTGGATGGTCAGGTagataaccatggcaacattcAGGCAGCGGTCGGCTTTAACCAGAGGCACGCCTAATTAACCGTGAGACGTCAAGGTGGCCACATCGCCTCCATCGAAAACAAGGGTATACAGCATAAGTGTACTCTTTAaatagaagtaggcctacactttcCGGTGCACATATATGCCGTACCCTTGTTTTCACCTGATCGTGCAATACAATATTGAGAATAAATACTAAATAAATATGCAAAAGTTTGCAATGCCGATGTACTCAGAACATTCCTCTTGTGATTTGAGGAAATAAGCTCCATTGAGCTGTTCCTCTTTCCCTATGTGATAAAGGAGATTCTCTACTGTAACGAAGATAAGCAGTGAATGTTTGGAAGGACGATATGAATCTCTTTTTGCACCTTAAGACACAGGAAATTTAAAAAGGGGTACAACATTGAAAATTACCGTCAACTAATTTCGGCTGTTTATTCATTGAAAAGGTCGAATGGTTTGACTAAGACACCCTTTAGGCCAACTATAAAAAAAATTCGATTCTCGAGAGTCCTCGCC
The sequence above is a segment of the Lineus longissimus chromosome 12, tnLinLong1.2, whole genome shotgun sequence genome. Coding sequences within it:
- the LOC135497202 gene encoding uncharacterized protein LOC135497202, with amino-acid sequence MYPCPYDFKTVESNSAQTFEHLKFDAQDANFQQAYADRIQFIDGEYHVPLPWRADHPELPNNLNASRGRLLQTATRLKRLNLMPAYCKVMKENIQKGWVEEVKNPETALLEKDCYYLPHFYILKDSETTPLRIVFDASCGQPSLNTCLYEGPKMITDLPQLLTLFRTRKVGLVADIARAFLSVKLLESERKYVRFLWYKDNDPNKEVIPYHCNTVIFGNVSSPFSLAIVLTEHLDNHSDPIAKDMAKKLYVDNLLTSVNSDAEALDYYARSRHIMSEGSFLLRQWASNSAALTDHARAENMSTKSATAVTTLGLKWNTVNDTLALAPKSFPKTDLVTKRQVLSETSSVFDPLGYVSPLIVPARKFVNELWSKEKSWDEPLTPEEVKQWDKIRISISRASDFNIPRGLGMRSDSPVTLVVFCDGTPVTASACVVYMKRDNNIRLLGSKNKLVSNSGYTTPKCELQAMVIGSKYGQWLKETYAESYPIITMLYLTDSQVALHWINSDKKLTPFVKNRVEQIRSNTELDEWYHVKSEDNMADILSRGSSYTELARSDWLTGPEWLQKDFSDWPVDQLKVENSTALLTATLEMDNEFHHNKDQGIAKVIDIERFSDYKKLLRVTTYVNSAFGSNAHDITAENLNDAEKQWIKSAQLAAYPDIIARLKSLQNGKGKLKRSPPLVHQLGLVLSDDGILRCAGRVRNHPIYDHEMKLPILLPRICHLTNLIILDSHRTVFHYGVGATMAQIRTKFWITSMRSAVRKILKGCVICRKVSGRAYQTPHAPPLPKFRLDEAKPYSATAIDFTGHLLVKMYGKTKKVYLCLFTCCATRHITLEIVEDITTSSFLRAFRRFCSSHSTPSVIYCDNAKTFTSSETELKRMYQIVRHRDTQNHFAEKRIKFRYIPVQASWMAGVHERCIGTSKTAIKKVLGKSLVCLAELQTLIKEIQAIVNNRPLTYVASELEELSILSPNHLLHGRLIELLPSQDLDESQFDKDYIGKEHLEKIAFRRSQLIQNFKTRFQNEYLAALRQRHAHELKKQNAVNNVIKKGDVFIVYDKDHPRRNWRLGIVIDLLTGPDGLTRVAKVKTNSGISNRAVAHLYPLEINCADYDKKDTSPDNTAPPTRPIRNSAAIAKMKIRDQSEN